A genomic region of Enterococcus sp. 12C11_DIV0727 contains the following coding sequences:
- a CDS encoding peptide ABC transporter substrate-binding protein: MRKTTLGYLLTAVSLTILLNGCGSSGAKTGDSGQKSANNEQTFSVVAKQEIPSIDASVTNDVVGWGVLKNTSEGLFRADKDGKLIPAGAAESPKISEDGLTYTIKLREDAVWSNGDPVVAADYVYGWQRTVAPKTASEVAYLFESIKNYQAIMDGQAPAEDLGIKALHDYELEVTLEAPVPYMESLLSLPPFFPQNEKTINKSGKKYASSSEHMVYNGPFVLSDFEGAGTDTKWSYVKNEKYWDQANVKMEKINFDVVKEDATALNLFQDGQTDDIVVTGELAQQMVDDPAFFSQEMSNATYVEYNQTKKEFQNENIRKAISYALDRQTLVDQVLGDGSIAATGLVPKNMSFNPETEADFVKDSGNHLKYDPEKAKASWEKAQKELGIDTLKINLLSSDADSAKKVVEYMQGAIQGTLKGVTVEVSSVPLSVRLERGNQGDFDMILVGWGAEYNDPSVFLELFASDNINNSGKYNNKEFDKYLKASAMTDAGNPKARWTDLLEAEKVLMDTMGVCPVYQKAEAHLRNPKVKGILPSGPEYDYKWTFIE, from the coding sequence ATGAGAAAAACAACATTAGGGTATTTGCTAACGGCTGTAAGCTTGACCATTTTATTGAATGGATGCGGTTCTAGTGGAGCAAAGACTGGTGATTCTGGTCAAAAATCAGCAAACAATGAACAAACATTTTCTGTTGTTGCTAAACAAGAAATTCCGTCGATCGATGCATCGGTTACAAATGATGTCGTTGGGTGGGGTGTATTAAAAAATACCAGTGAGGGATTATTCCGTGCTGATAAGGATGGAAAATTAATTCCAGCAGGTGCCGCTGAATCACCTAAAATCAGTGAAGACGGTTTAACTTACACCATTAAATTACGAGAAGATGCAGTATGGTCAAATGGTGATCCAGTAGTCGCAGCAGATTATGTTTATGGATGGCAAAGGACGGTAGCACCCAAAACTGCTTCTGAGGTTGCTTATCTATTTGAATCAATCAAAAATTATCAAGCAATCATGGACGGCCAAGCACCAGCAGAAGATTTAGGCATAAAAGCGCTACACGATTATGAGCTAGAGGTGACACTAGAAGCGCCTGTTCCTTATATGGAATCGCTACTGTCACTACCGCCATTTTTCCCGCAAAATGAAAAAACAATCAATAAAAGTGGGAAAAAATATGCCAGCTCAAGTGAACATATGGTTTACAACGGCCCTTTTGTCTTAAGCGATTTTGAAGGGGCAGGAACGGATACCAAATGGAGCTATGTGAAAAATGAAAAATATTGGGATCAAGCCAATGTTAAGATGGAGAAAATCAATTTTGATGTAGTCAAAGAAGATGCGACTGCTTTAAATCTGTTTCAGGATGGTCAAACAGACGACATCGTTGTAACAGGCGAATTAGCTCAACAAATGGTTGATGATCCAGCATTCTTTTCACAAGAAATGTCGAATGCAACCTATGTTGAATATAACCAAACCAAAAAAGAATTTCAAAATGAAAATATCCGTAAAGCTATTTCATATGCTTTAGATCGTCAAACGTTAGTTGATCAAGTATTAGGTGATGGCTCGATTGCAGCAACAGGCTTAGTCCCTAAAAATATGTCCTTCAATCCTGAAACCGAAGCTGATTTTGTGAAAGATTCTGGTAATCATTTGAAATATGATCCAGAAAAAGCCAAAGCATCCTGGGAAAAAGCCCAAAAAGAGCTGGGGATCGACACGCTTAAAATCAATTTACTTTCATCCGATGCTGATTCAGCTAAAAAAGTGGTAGAATACATGCAAGGTGCAATTCAAGGAACCTTGAAAGGGGTCACGGTAGAAGTTTCTTCTGTACCGCTTTCCGTTCGACTAGAGCGTGGCAATCAAGGTGACTTTGATATGATCTTAGTCGGTTGGGGTGCAGAATATAATGATCCTAGTGTATTTTTAGAACTATTTGCATCTGATAATATCAATAATAGTGGTAAATATAATAACAAAGAATTCGATAAGTATTTGAAAGCATCTGCTATGACTGATGCTGGGAATCCAAAAGCACGGTGGACAGATTTACTTGAAGCAGAAAAGGTTTTAATGGATACAATGGGTGTTTGTCCAGTCTATCAAAAAGCTGAGGCCCATTTACGAAATCCTAAAGTCAAAGGTATTTTGCCTTCTGGACCAGAGTATGATTATAAATGGACATTTATTGAGTAG
- a CDS encoding C45 family autoproteolytic acyltransferase/hydolase codes for MIHRYIQVTGSAFERGVEIGKILKMQIQTNLSSQKLFYKDPTEIVDKWLAKAQTYLDYTEKFAPNVVTEMEGVAQGSGLDFQEILYLYTIYERSFFDELISDKCTSFAAKGNATLDGSVICGQTNDERLDEYRSEVDCVVHHIDSETDFEALIYSHPGIPAYMGMNNYGLAVMWTYIDNGQRQAGLPTAGIIRELLNKRSLKEAREYLYSIPHAVPNQFSLSHSTEGIASFECFPNKIYEHAPADVMIHANHNSIALEEPEEGGSKTSHSRFEAMETIVNENVGIIDVELGKQFLANHRNFPKSVCNHPSPEHPLSKSLASMVFDLGKGNMHLAFGNACEQPFHTYQFKQWFG; via the coding sequence ATGATTCACCGATATATTCAAGTAACAGGTTCAGCCTTTGAACGCGGAGTTGAAATCGGTAAAATATTAAAAATGCAGATTCAAACGAATTTATCCAGTCAAAAATTATTTTATAAAGATCCAACTGAAATCGTGGATAAATGGTTGGCAAAAGCACAAACGTATCTTGATTACACAGAAAAATTCGCACCGAACGTAGTAACAGAAATGGAAGGCGTAGCCCAAGGAAGTGGCTTAGATTTTCAAGAGATTTTGTATCTGTACACTATTTATGAACGCTCATTTTTTGATGAATTGATTAGTGATAAATGTACCTCATTTGCTGCTAAAGGAAATGCGACTCTCGATGGCTCCGTGATTTGTGGGCAAACTAATGATGAAAGATTGGACGAATACCGATCAGAAGTTGATTGCGTCGTCCATCATATTGATAGCGAGACTGATTTTGAAGCGTTGATTTACAGTCATCCAGGCATTCCAGCCTATATGGGTATGAATAATTACGGCTTAGCGGTGATGTGGACCTATATCGATAATGGACAGCGACAGGCTGGTCTGCCGACCGCAGGTATCATCAGAGAGTTGCTCAACAAGAGAAGTTTAAAAGAAGCGCGTGAGTATCTGTACAGCATTCCTCATGCTGTGCCGAATCAGTTTAGCCTATCACATTCAACTGAAGGAATCGCAAGTTTTGAGTGTTTTCCAAACAAAATTTATGAGCATGCACCAGCGGATGTTATGATTCACGCCAATCATAATAGTATTGCCCTAGAAGAACCAGAAGAAGGCGGTTCTAAAACCTCTCATTCTCGTTTTGAAGCAATGGAAACGATCGTAAATGAAAATGTTGGAATTATTGATGTGGAGTTAGGGAAACAGTTCTTAGCCAATCATCGTAATTTTCCCAAAAGTGTCTGTAATCATCCGTCGCCAGAGCACCCGTTGTCCAAATCATTAGCTTCGATGGTTTTTGATTTAGGAAAAGGAAATATGCATTTAGCCTTTGGGAATGCATGTGAACAGCCATTTCATACGTATCAGTTTAAACAATGGTTTGGATAA
- a CDS encoding putative holin-like toxin, with protein sequence MSALETIQLILSFGMFTMALIKLIVDMLKKTKKNNRLIFSRITVIFNL encoded by the coding sequence TTGTCTGCATTAGAAACAATTCAATTGATTCTAAGCTTTGGTATGTTTACCATGGCTTTGATTAAATTGATTGTAGATATGCTAAAAAAGACAAAAAAAAATAACCGTCTTATCTTTAGTAGGATAACGGTTATTTTTAACCTATAA